TCCTTCGCCTTCAGGAATATGTTGCGGCTGTTGGGAGATGGTGTGGGAATGATGATTTGCGAGAGTATTTCGCCCGCGCCGAGAATATTCTCCGTAGTTACATCAGCGCTTGAGGACGAGAAGAAGCTTTGCATAGGCAAAGAGCGAATTTCGTTTGGCGACGCAATCATAACGCTCGCGTCCAGCGCTGATAGCGCGACGGCGGTGTCGGATGGATGCACGATGGGACAGGCGGCATTGTCGAATATCGCGTGGAACTTGTTCGCGCCGTCAATCGCAAAGCATTCTACGCCGCCTTTCTTGCGACAGTCGAACAGCGGACTGCGATAGTACCAGCAGCGCGGTCGCTGGCAGAGATTGCCACCAAGCGTGCCGACATTGCGAATTTGCGGTGTCGCCACGGAGTCGCAGGCCTGCGCGAGCGCGCTGTAATGCGAGCGTATGACGGGATGCGCCGCAATATCGGCGATAGTCGTCATCGCCCCAATCTTCGCGCGTTGACCATCGACTACGATGCCGCGAAGGTCGTCCAAGCCTTGCAGGCTCACGAGCCTTTGCGGACTCAGCGTGCCTTGCTTTAGTTCGCCCAGCAGGTCGGTGCCGCCCGCGATGATATTGGCGACTGTGCCATTTTCTGCCAGACGTCTGCCGGCATCATCCACGCTCTGCGCGTTCACGAACTCGAAGCCGTACATTGCCGCTATTCCTCGCCTTGTTCGTCTAGTGCGTTCAGCGCGTTCAGAATCTTATCGGGCGTGGCTGGCAGGTCGGTAATTCGCACGCCAACGGCGTCGTAAATCGCGTTGATGACGGCAGGCGCGACTCCAACACTCGGCGGCTCGCCTAATGCCTTTGCTCCGTACGGTCCTATCGGATCGACCACATCGGCAAAAATTACCTCGACCGGCGGGTACTCGCGAATTGTCGGGCTCTTATGCTCCAAGAAGCTCGCATTCAGCGTCGCGCCGGATTGCGGGTCGGTCAGCATCTCCTCAGACAGCGTGAAACCCAGCATCTGCGATACGCCGCCCTCGACCTGATTCGTGGCGAGACGCGGGTTGAGGATGCGTCCGGAATCATGCGCCGCCACATAACGCAGTACGCGCACATTGCCCGTTTCCGTGTCCACTTCAACTTCCGCGAAGTGCGCGCCGAATGTGTTCACGATGTAGTCCGTGCTACCCGGCATCACCGATGCCGCCGCTTCGAGCGTCTCTCCATCCGTCCGCGATGCAATGTCTGCAAGTGTAAGTCTCTTATCGCCGCTTGCACTGACTATCTGTCCATCCACAATATCGAGACTGCCGGTATCTCCGTTTAGGTGCGCAGCCGCGATTTCAAGCACCTGTACCTTCAACTCTTCGGCTGCCTGTTTTACCGCTGTGCCGGTGGAGAATGTCGCGGTTGAGCCTGCTGTGATGGGCGCTTCAGGCGTGTCCGCGGTGTCGCCGAAGGTGACGTGCACGCTGTCGTATGGTACGCCGATCGCCTCCGCGACAATCTGTGCGATGACCGTCGTGCTGCCCTCGCCCACGTCCATGAGACCGGCGATGACCTGCACACTGCCATCGTCGTTCAGGCTGACTTTCGCCGCCGACCTGCCGCCCGGTCCGCCTCGATATATGAGCATGCTCATGCCCCTGCCCGTCTTCAGATGATCCTCGGACGTCGAAGTCGCAGCGTCCCTGTTCTGCCAGCCGAATGCCTCCGCGCCGCGTTCTAAGCATTCCCGCAAGCCATTCGAGGAGAACGGTATGCCGCCTTCGACGGGCTGCGTGTCGATTATCTCGTTCGCGGGCGTTATTCGCTCGCCCGCCTGTCCTTCGATGCCCACATGATTTCGCAGCCGAAAGTCCAACTGGTCGATGCCGAGTTCGTCCGCGATGTGGTTCATCGTAACTTCGAGCGCGAAGTGCCCTTGCGGAGCGCCAAGCGCGCGATAAGACGCCGCCGACGGCTGGTTCGTATAGACAAGGTAGCCGTCGTAACGCACATTCGCACAGCGATACAGGTAGAGCGCCGCCTGACCAGCGCGCCGCACAACGCCGGGTCCCGATGCCAAATACGCGCCCGTGTCCATCAGTGTAGTGGCGTGAATCGCGGTTACTGTGCCGTCGCTTTGCACGCCGACTTTCACCGTCGTTTCTGTGGAATGGCGCTTTCTGCCCGCGACGAACTCTTCCTCACGGGTCGCTTCAACTTTCACGGGCTTGCCCGCCCTGCGCGCCAGTTCGGCGGCAATGACGGACAGACGCGATTCGTCCTTGCCACCGTATCCCGCACCGAGAGTCGCGCCTATCACACGCACCTGCTCGCGTCGCACGCCTAGCGCGGATGCGAGGCTCATCCTGTCCGCGTGCACCCCGCGCGATGTCTTCCACACGGTCAGGTTGTCGTCTTCCCATATCGCTACGGCAGCTCGTGGTTCAAGCGGAGCGGGCGAGTGCGCGGGCGTGCTGAAACTCATGCTGAACACGCGATCAGCTTGCTCAAAGCCTTCGTTAACATCGCCGCGTGTGAGCGTTAAAGGCTCGCCGCCCAGCAGATTGCCATCGGCGTGAACGCGGGCATCGTCAGATTCCAACGCTTCTCGTGCAGCCGTAACGAATGGCAGCGGTTCGTAATGCACATCAATTAGGCTTGCGGCGTATTCCGCCAAGTCTTCGTCGTCGGCAGCGACGGCGGCAACTTCATCGCCAACATAGCGAACTTCGCTGTCGAGAATCGCCACATCGGGCGCAAGCCTGCCGGGTGGCACATCGAAGGGCGTAATTATGGCGCGCACGCCGGGCAGTTGCTCAGCCTGCGCGGTGTCAACGGATACGATGCGCGCGTGCGGATACGGACTGCGGACAATCTTGCCGTACAGCATGCCTGGCAGCTGTACATCACTTGTATATTGTGCCTGACCCGTCAGCTTCTGCGGCAGGTCGCGGCGCGCAACCGAATTGCCTATTACCGAGTTCGCCTTCATTGCTGCGCCGCCGCCTGCTTGACGGACTCGATGATGCGCCCGTAGGCGTTGCACCTGCACAAATTGCCGGACAGCGCCTGCCGGATTTCGTCGTCGGTCGGGTTGGGTGTATGGTCGAGCAATGCCTTCGCGCTAATCAGGAAGCCCGGCGTGCAGTATCCGCACTGCCCGCCGTCGTTATCAAGGAAAGCTTGTTGTATCGGGTGCAGATTGTCGCTGTCGCCGAGTGCCTCTATGGTGGTGATGCTCTTGCCGGCGGCTTGCAGCGCGAGCATCTGGCAGGCGTACACGGCACTGCCGTCTAGCAGCACGGTGCAGGCGCCGCATTCGCCTCTGTCGCAGCCGCGTTTTGCGCCGATCAGCGCCAGCGACTCGCGCAGCACGCGGAGCAGCGTCCAGTGATGGCGCACCTCTACGGCGCGAACATCGCCGTTCACTTCCAAGTCGATTTGCGCCGTGAAATCCTGCACCAAGTTCGCCTAAATCGCTTGAATCGCCTCGTTCGCAATGTCCGACATTTGTCGCTACTGCGCAGTTATGCCGCCGTCTATCACCAGCTCCGAGCCGGTCATGAACGACGCCTCGTCCGATGCAAGGAAAAGCGCGCCATAGGCAACATCGTCCACCGTGCCGACCCTGCCGAGCGGCACGCGTCCCACGGACGCCGCAAGTCCTTCAGGCGTGCCGATGTTGTCCGCGATCATCTCAGTATCTATGGGGCCCGGGTGGATCGAATTGGCGCGAATGCCGTCCGGCGCGAGCTGAATCGCAGTGTTCTTGGTGAACAGCCGAACGCCGCCCTTCGATGCCGTATATGCGCCGCCGCGCGGGCTGCCAACGAGGCCGGCAGTGGACGATATGTTGATTATGGAGCCGCCACCCGATTCGCGCATCGCCGCAATTGAGTGCTTCGTGCCGAGAAACACGCCCTTAAGGTTAATGTCGATGATGCTGTCCCACTCCTCTTCAGAGGCGTGTTCGATTGGCACGCGGCTGTAAATCGCGGCATTGTTCACGAGAATATCCAGTTTGCCGAATGTCTCGACAGTCTTCGCTACGGCGGACTGCCATTCGTCGGCGCTGGTTACATCGAGAGGCACGAACAGCGCCCTGCCGCCCGCTTCGTTGATTTCGGCTTCGACCTGCTTGCCCTCGTCGTGCAGGATGTCCGCGATGACGACCGCGGCGCCTTCCTGCGCGAAAAGCTTCGCCTCGGTCGCGCCCTGTCCACGCGCCCCACCGCTTATCAGAGCCACCTTGCCTTCAAGTCTCATAACTCAACCTCTCTTGGAATCAGCGCTAAGGCGGCGCGTTCTAGCCGTGCTAGGACGAGTGCCAGCCATAGACTTGGATGCGTAATTGCTTGAGCAAGATTCTACCACTAATGGCAATTCAAGACAAAGCGATGGGCCGTTCGATACGTCCTTCCCCAATAGTCCTAGTAGTACATGGAGTTGCGAGCCGCTGCGACTTGATTGCCGCCACGCAAAGTATCCCTTCCCTTCCCTTCTGACGGAAAAGGGGCAGAAAAAAGATGAGGACCCTCAAACTCCGCCGTAGTAAGCGCACAGTCTGCAATTTCGGCAATTTCGGCAGAACACGAACAAAGGTATTGACAAGAACGCTCGTACTGTTCTAAAATGTTCGCCAAGAAGTATGTTCTATTACAGAACATGGAGGATGACCATGACGAACAACACCCACACCGCCACCATTCATCAGTTCCGACTTCCCGGCTTTCAGCCGGACATTGCTCACAAGCCCACTCCGAAATCTGCCACTTGCTGCAGCGTACACGTTGGGCAGCAGGTGGTATATATGGGCAGCATCCACGGCGGTCCGAGACACGGCAGCAGCGGCATCGTAACCGAGGCGCTGCGGCGCAAGGCAGTAGTGGACATGGGCAAGTCAGGGGTGTGGAACATCCCTTATCACTTCCTGACAGTCCCGCAAGCCGCCTAAGCACGGCTGACTGTATATTCGCATAGTTGCGGCACACCCACATAATGCCGGGCAGCAGACGATAGCTTCGGGCTGCTCTACCCGCTATTTCACCAAAACGGGCACCAGCACATCCACCAGAACAGATCGAGGTAACCCTATGTTCAACGACATCATTAAGGCATTGGCATTCGGCAGCGCTCCGAAGAACATGCCTGACATGCAGCAGCTCACAACAGGCATCAACGTCAAGGTTGTCGGCGTCGGCGGCGCAGGCGGCAATGCCGTCTCGCGTATGGTCAGGACAGGACTAACACAGGTTGACACTCTCGTTCTGAACACCGACATACAGGCGCTAGACACTATGCCACACATCCTGTCCTACGCGTTAGGGCCTGAGACCGTGAATGGCATGGGATCCGGCGGTCGCCCCGAAGTGGGACGCAAGGCGGTGCGGGAAAGCCAAGCAGACATTGCCGAACTGCTCGATGGATCGGACATGGTGTTCGTAACCGCCGGCATGGGCGGTGGCACTGGTACCGGCGCGTCCGCAACCGTCGCGGACATCGCACGTAAGAAAGGCGCGCTCACGGTTGGTGTGGTTACACTGCCGTTCTCATTCGAAGGCACGCGTCGGCGCGAAGTTGCGGAGCAAGGTATTCGCAGCCTGAGGCAGAAGGTCGATACGCTGATAATCGTGGAGAACGACCGGCTATTACCGTCGCTCAAAGGCAATGTAACGCTTGAGCGCGCATTCGAGGCGGCGGACGATGTGCTGCGGCAAGGCGTCAAGGGCATTTCGGATATCGTCACCGTATCCGGGATGATAAATGTCGATTTCGCCGATGTTCGATCTGTGATGGCAAACGGGGGCCCTGCATTCATGGCATACGGCGAGGGCAAGGGCAAGTGGGCGGCGATAGAAGCGGCACGCTCTGCGCTGGCGAATCCGCTTTTCAACGCGCCGCTGGAAGGCGCAACCGGCATCCTGTTCAATGTAACCGGCGGCAAGGATCTGACGCTTGGGCAGGTACACGAAGTAGCGGAGATTATCCGCAAGGCAGCGAAGTCCGACGCCAATGTCATCTTCGGCGTAGTGCAAGAAAGGCAGATGAAGAGGCGCGTGGGCATCACCCTAATTGGCACGGGTGTAGGCAGCAAACCACAGAAAGAGACGATTCCGAAGGACGAGAGTAAGAGTGCGGTAACCCTGTCGGATGCGGAGCTTAACCGGCTAATCAATGCTCCGAGCAGCAACGGGCATCTTCAAGCCGACCTGACGCAGACCGCAAGGCTTCTGTAGCCGCGAACCCGCTAACGTTACCCGTTAATGCTGACTGACGACCTGTAGCTTTGCATTGCCTGCGTCAGCGCGGACAATGGCAGCAGCGCGCACTTTATCCGTATAGGGTAATCGCGGACGCCGGCGAGATTAGCGAGATCGCCCTCGTGGAAGAGCGCTTCTTCGGCTTCCGTGTCTCCCTGCATCATCTTGCGGTACAGCGCGACAAGGGTATCAATTTCGTCGAAGTCCTTGCCCTGCACCGCCTCAGCCAACATCGAACCGGCGGCTATGATTATAGAGCAACCTTCAGCCTGCAAACCAATGTCGCTGACGCGCCGGTTCGCGTCTATGTTCATTTGCAGGTGGATTTCGTCGCCGCAGAAGGGATTTATCGCCTCACCCACAATGTCGGGCGCACTGAGAGGTTCGTGATTTCGCGGATTGCGCCGGTGGTCGAGTATCGCGTCCCGGTATAGGTCGTCAATCCTACCCAGCGCCATTGCCGAAATACCTCAACGCCTCGCGCAGCGCATCTACAAGCTCGTCCACTTCCTCTTCCGTGTTGTACAAGTACATGCTCGCCCTAGCCGTAGCGGGCACGCCCAGGCTGCGCACCATCGGCATAGAGCAGTGATGCCCTGTGCGTATGGCGATGCCGCGCCTGTCCAGCAGTGTGCCTAGGTCGTGTGGGTGCACATCCGGATGATGGAACGATACGATAGCGCCGCGCTTACTGGGGTCTTTGGGCCCGTACACGTCCAACTCTTCTTCAAACTGCTTGAACGAATCGAGAGCGTACTTCGTCAGCTGTATCTCGTGCTCGCGGACATTTTCC
Above is a genomic segment from Chloroflexota bacterium containing:
- a CDS encoding xanthine dehydrogenase family protein subunit M, which translates into the protein MYGFEFVNAQSVDDAGRRLAENGTVANIIAGGTDLLGELKQGTLSPQRLVSLQGLDDLRGIVVDGQRAKIGAMTTIADIAAHPVIRSHYSALAQACDSVATPQIRNVGTLGGNLCQRPRCWYYRSPLFDCRKKGGVECFAIDGANKFHAIFDNAACPIVHPSDTAVALSALDASVMIASPNEIRSLPMQSFFSSSSADVTTENILGAGEILSQIIIPTPSPNSRNIFLKAKERQAMDFALASVGLSLDVVDDVVASARIALGGVAPVPYKATNAEQAIVGKPVSNIDAGAIGQAAVRGAAPLSDNGYKVRLASGLVARAVRTLLQDDRDALQ
- a CDS encoding xanthine dehydrogenase family protein molybdopterin-binding subunit, with amino-acid sequence MKANSVIGNSVARRDLPQKLTGQAQYTSDVQLPGMLYGKIVRSPYPHARIVSVDTAQAEQLPGVRAIITPFDVPPGRLAPDVAILDSEVRYVGDEVAAVAADDEDLAEYAASLIDVHYEPLPFVTAAREALESDDARVHADGNLLGGEPLTLTRGDVNEGFEQADRVFSMSFSTPAHSPAPLEPRAAVAIWEDDNLTVWKTSRGVHADRMSLASALGVRREQVRVIGATLGAGYGGKDESRLSVIAAELARRAGKPVKVEATREEEFVAGRKRHSTETTVKVGVQSDGTVTAIHATTLMDTGAYLASGPGVVRRAGQAALYLYRCANVRYDGYLVYTNQPSAASYRALGAPQGHFALEVTMNHIADELGIDQLDFRLRNHVGIEGQAGERITPANEIIDTQPVEGGIPFSSNGLRECLERGAEAFGWQNRDAATSTSEDHLKTGRGMSMLIYRGGPGGRSAAKVSLNDDGSVQVIAGLMDVGEGSTTVIAQIVAEAIGVPYDSVHVTFGDTADTPEAPITAGSTATFSTGTAVKQAAEELKVQVLEIAAAHLNGDTGSLDIVDGQIVSASGDKRLTLADIASRTDGETLEAAASVMPGSTDYIVNTFGAHFAEVEVDTETGNVRVLRYVAAHDSGRILNPRLATNQVEGGVSQMLGFTLSEEMLTDPQSGATLNASFLEHKSPTIREYPPVEVIFADVVDPIGPYGAKALGEPPSVGVAPAVINAIYDAVGVRITDLPATPDKILNALNALDEQGEE
- a CDS encoding (2Fe-2S)-binding protein produces the protein MQDFTAQIDLEVNGDVRAVEVRHHWTLLRVLRESLALIGAKRGCDRGECGACTVLLDGSAVYACQMLALQAAGKSITTIEALGDSDNLHPIQQAFLDNDGGQCGYCTPGFLISAKALLDHTPNPTDDEIRQALSGNLCRCNAYGRIIESVKQAAAQQ
- a CDS encoding glucose 1-dehydrogenase, encoding MRLEGKVALISGGARGQGATEAKLFAQEGAAVVIADILHDEGKQVEAEINEAGGRALFVPLDVTSADEWQSAVAKTVETFGKLDILVNNAAIYSRVPIEHASEEEWDSIIDINLKGVFLGTKHSIAAMRESGGGSIINISSTAGLVGSPRGGAYTASKGGVRLFTKNTAIQLAPDGIRANSIHPGPIDTEMIADNIGTPEGLAASVGRVPLGRVGTVDDVAYGALFLASDEASFMTGSELVIDGGITAQ
- the ftsZ gene encoding cell division protein FtsZ gives rise to the protein MFNDIIKALAFGSAPKNMPDMQQLTTGINVKVVGVGGAGGNAVSRMVRTGLTQVDTLVLNTDIQALDTMPHILSYALGPETVNGMGSGGRPEVGRKAVRESQADIAELLDGSDMVFVTAGMGGGTGTGASATVADIARKKGALTVGVVTLPFSFEGTRRREVAEQGIRSLRQKVDTLIIVENDRLLPSLKGNVTLERAFEAADDVLRQGVKGISDIVTVSGMINVDFADVRSVMANGGPAFMAYGEGKGKWAAIEAARSALANPLFNAPLEGATGILFNVTGGKDLTLGQVHEVAEIIRKAAKSDANVIFGVVQERQMKRRVGITLIGTGVGSKPQKETIPKDESKSAVTLSDAELNRLINAPSSNGHLQADLTQTARLL
- a CDS encoding SUF system NifU family Fe-S cluster assembly protein, whose amino-acid sequence is MALGRIDDLYRDAILDHRRNPRNHEPLSAPDIVGEAINPFCGDEIHLQMNIDANRRVSDIGLQAEGCSIIIAAGSMLAEAVQGKDFDEIDTLVALYRKMMQGDTEAEEALFHEGDLANLAGVRDYPIRIKCALLPLSALTQAMQSYRSSVSING